TGAGGAGTTGTGAATCGATGATTTCAATCAAGAGATGACGGGGAAAGGCATCGGGTCCCACTTGTCTCACTTCCCTTTTTTGGAATGGCTCTAAGTGCTAAGCATAGCGAAATGCCCGGCTTAAGGCAAGGGAACGTCCGGGCAAAGCGCCGCCCCCAGGAGCATCCTTCCCGCCCCCGGTCCGTCCCGCCGGTAGGAGTGGAAAAGGTCCCTGCGGCAAGCCGTACAGAGTAAAACGGTCTCGATGGACTCGGCTGGTACACCCTGGCGGATGAGGTCAGTTACGATGACAAAGCGCAAGTTCAAAAAAAACTTTCCTTCCCGCTTAACCAACCAATCGGCTTGAAACCCGCCGTGTTTATGAAAAATATGCACCACCTCCTCCCCAACCTGAAAGCAGCACGGCCCGATCCCTGGGCCGATGACTGCGGTAATGCCGGAGGGCTGCGACGCAAATCGAGTACGCAAGAATTCCACGGTTTTTCCCTGGATGTTCGCCGCGACCCCCCGCCAGCCGGCGTGGACCACCGCAAGCACCAAATGATGCGGATCAAACAGTAGAATCGGAAAACAGTCAGCCACCAGAATACCGATGAACAAGCCGGGCCAGGCGGTGACCAAGGCATCCGCTTCCGGAGCGCTTACCAAGGGGCCGGATACGACCGCGATCTGATCTCCGTGGACTTGGCGGGGGACCACAATTTCGTAGTTTCCACCGTAGAATGTGTGAAGGAAGGCTTGCCGCTCCCCCGGATCAATCAGATCATAAGGGTTGGAACGGACGGTGAAGAAGTGGGTCAGCCGGGGGTCGCCGGTCAAACGATCAAAACGGAGGAAGGGCGGCTCAGACCGTTTTGACCTACTCATCTTTCCAGCGAATCACCCGCGCGGGAACCCCCGCCGCGACACAATTGGCGGGAATGTCCTCGTTGACCAGGGAAAAGGCGGCCACCGTCGCATTGTCCCCGATTTCCACCCCGGCCAGGATCAGGCAGTAGGCCCCGACAAGGACATTGCGCCCGATTTTGACCTTGCCGGTCCGGAATTCCCGGATGAGAAACTCGTGGGTGAGGACAGTGGTGTTATAGCCGAGGATCGTGTTTTCCCCGATCTCGATCAGTTCCGGAAAAAACACATCGAACACCACAGACAACGCCAGCGCCACTCCCTTATCCAGTTTCGCGCCAATGGCCCGGTATAAGAAGCGTTTGAGGCCCAGGGAAGGCGAGTAGCGAAAAATGAAAACGACCAAAAAGTTCAGGATCACCAAGAGAGGGTTTTTTGCCCTCCACCAATAGTACAGGGTATTGTACCGTTCCACGGTGAAGCGAACTTCCGTACGCCTGGGCATGATCAATCCCTC
The window above is part of the Atribacteraceae bacterium genome. Proteins encoded here:
- a CDS encoding acyltransferase produces the protein MPRRTEVRFTVERYNTLYYWWRAKNPLLVILNFLVVFIFRYSPSLGLKRFLYRAIGAKLDKGVALALSVVFDVFFPELIEIGENTILGYNTTVLTHEFLIREFRTGKVKIGRNVLVGAYCLILAGVEIGDNATVAAFSLVNEDIPANCVAAGVPARVIRWKDE
- the pgeF gene encoding peptidoglycan editing factor PgeF, whose translation is MSRSKRSEPPFLRFDRLTGDPRLTHFFTVRSNPYDLIDPGERQAFLHTFYGGNYEIVVPRQVHGDQIAVVSGPLVSAPEADALVTAWPGLFIGILVADCFPILLFDPHHLVLAVVHAGWRGVAANIQGKTVEFLRTRFASQPSGITAVIGPGIGPCCFQVGEEVVHIFHKHGGFQADWLVKREGKFFLNLRFVIVTDLIRQGVPAESIETVLLCTACRRDLFHSYRRDGPGAGRMLLGAALCPDVPLP